The sequence ATACCATTTGTCTTCCCTCCCTCAGGTGTGTACATTGTCTCAGCCAATAGAAACACAGTATCTTAGCTAGCTAGCTTTTTAAAtatgctttattttattatgtttagAGTTGATTGATGTGTAATTTAGATTTGTGTGCTGGTAAAACAATTCACTTTATCATTTTTACGTTTTTCTGTAATAAATAGTTTGGCAACAATTCTGAATATCAATTAATGATTTACGTCAATAACCAATCAAAGGGCCAAACAACTGAACAagctgaaaatatgtttttacttAAATATTTGTGAGTTTGTATTTATGATACAATAAGATATGATAAGATAGCTCCAGATTACATTAacacaatatataaaacaaataatacaaTAGATTGTAAAGTCAATAAAAGTGAAATAGGAGTAAATGTCTAACTGTAGAAATGAAGTTGAAATTAGATGAGTAGAATAAGATTAAGTAAAAAATAAGTAAGCAAAGTAAAATCTGTATTTCTTAAAGTAcaaaacattgtgttttctgTCACTTTGGGATTTAGGATGTCGTCATGGTCATTTTCTCTGGCCATTAAAAAACCCTAATAACAGATTTATATAATCAAAAGATGTATTGTTTTTCTTAAACTCTAAAAATCGAGCTGGAATCACCTGGAACATCCTGACATAAGATccttcagatgtttgttttcttctgtgtgaagctgcagcagactgtGGGAGGCCGCGTCGACCGATGGACAGATGGGTTCTTCTGTTAATCATTAATAACCTGGATTAGCCTTCTGTAAATATGATGAATGCATCCAGGGCTTCATTAGCTCGGCCTCCCCTCAGACGTGTGAGTGTGAGGAGGCAGCGTCACGTCGACCCACAGCTCCCAGGCCTTTTTTCACTTCTTCCCCTTCagctgctgtaaactgagcaaACGGCTGGAGATGCCACAGGTGATGTTCTCTGTGATTCCCTGGATCCGTGTGAAGGAGGATTGAGGAACAGGGGTTTCGAGGATTCGCTCGGTTCACGGTCTTCGAGGACTCAATGCTCCTCGGCGTGTTCCTCCACAGCAAACTGACCTTTTCCTTCTTGGGCtgattagatttagatttaactcGATGATGCCGATGAAACGCAGCAGTGAGAGCTCGGGCAGAGACGAAGCGTTTCTGATTCGCTCGTTGACCGAGACTCTGTGCAGCTCGCCGGACGCTAAACACACAGAGTTCAATGGACAGACGCTTTTCCCTCAGGAGGACGATTCTGGGATTAAATCAGGTAAAGAGGCAAACTCACTCAATTAATACGGTTTTATTAATGATCTTCAAAAGAAACAGCGCTCggacaataatattaaaatcccTCTCACAGTTTTatcctttctcttcttctcttctcttaatGCAATTTCCTCTGAGTCTGTAAATCTGAATTTAAGATGCTATTTTCTGAGGTACAACAGTGATACTAGTCAACCACACGATGGCGCTATACAGGCTCTATTGAACTAAAAGCAAGATACAATTTACTCTCTCTTCTCTCgtaaaaatgatgatgattaaccctttactgcctgaattaatttccaattatattaaacaaatattattggtgtttttggcctGTCATACAGATACTAAATTAAGTGAAGATtgtttcaatatagcatatacaatagatacatataggtatgaggcaaattagcgacattaggcataatggggcataaccttaatttaacaaatttgagcatgtaaattattatattgatgctgcttttgcttgaaattgaataacaacatatgttttctgtacaatcattgcggctccatcataacagtatttcaaatacagcttaatacctcaaaataagtTTGCTggacagtcccaaggggctagtatgtattttccactccgatcactagatggcggcagagtgcttccaataccttccttggtatgtgtagtatttgcaccatcaggcccAATCATCACCTTGGCGGCATTAAGACcagaatggggtttgaggcaaatttgtgACATTCGTCTACAAGGGATTAAACCACAAAAAGGAAAGTGAATGTTTCATATGTACGTGGCAAATCGGCTTTTACGTTTCGTGATTCGAACTCGTGATTTGACACCGAGCTCAGTGTCAGTCAGAGAAAAGTTGCATCTGTCTCCTCATGTGAACCACGGGCTGTATCAGTCTGGTTGTCTTCTCAGAAGCTGAGGACAGCAACGAGACGCCGTCCTCTGAGGACGACCAGGACCTGGTGGACTTCAACTCCGAGCTGAGCATCAAACACAGCATCTCGTCCTCCAGGAAAACCATCAGTCAGATCATCAAGGACAAGAAGAAGCAGACGCAGCTCACGCTCCAGTGGTAAGAGCTCTGGGAAGGTTGCACCGGCAAAAactggtgacctttgacctccaaattcCTTTCAGGTCATTCACGAGTCCAACGTCTCTGCCCGAggaacatgaggtcactgtgaccttgacctttgaccttcaaacGCCACAACGATTCTAAtggtttcatttttaaatcaaactgaacGTTTGACCTGTTTGTACCAAGTGTAAAGAAAGTTCCTCCGGGTCTTTCTTGAGACATGTTTACCCGTTAAGACAACTTGACATTTACAGCCTCTACAAATACCTCTGGCAAGTACTTTTACCTGATTgcagtacttgagtaaaagtacttcTCCCTGACAACAGGCTGGAGGAGAACTACATTGTGTGTGAAGGAGTGTGTCTGCCTCGCTGCATCCTCTACGCCCACTACCTGGACTTCtgcaggaaggagaagctggagccgGCCTGTGCTGCTACATttgggaaggtgtgtgtgtgtgtgtgtgtgtgtgtgtgtgtgtgtgtgtgtgtgtgtgtgtgtgtgtgttttcttacacTTTAAATCACCTCAATGTCAAAAATTTCTTGTTGACAGATACAATACTTTTAGTATTATTGCTAAAACACTTTTTAGTTTTAAGTTCATATCAATCGGAAACTTCATCCCAAAGCTGTTTCAAATATCTCACTCAGAAATCGACAGTATAAGCTacacaaattatttattattcgtTTTAATGGTGTTGTATGAATCTAATATTAATCAGTGACACGTGActtacaacatttatttatttcctgttgTCATCAGACGATCCGACAGAAGTTTCCTCTGCTGACGACCAGACGACTGGGCACCAGGGGGCACTCTAAGTAAAtatgaatcaaattaatgatgatgtgtttatgtttgaagTTCTTTGTTTAGTTTGGAGTTTAAATACAAGATGTTATTTCTAATCTTTGATGTTTTCATCGTAGATATCATTACTATGGAATCGGCATCAAAGAGAGCAGCGCTTACTATCACTCTGTGTATTCGGGGAAAGGTTTGACCAGGTGACGTTtcactttatttagttttatgtcAATCTTGTTTAATTCTATTCCATTTTGCTCTTTACATGATGCactgtacttttattttgatttaaaatcatatatactttatttcgagaccttttctgtttctttctttacaGATTTTCAGGGAGCAAACTCAAGAATGAGGTAGAAATAAGTAGATTGTGTGATTATCTTAATTCAAATAGAAACATACTTTTATCTATAACATATAAAATGTTGTTTCAGGGAGGTTTCACCAGGAAATATTCTCTCAGCTCCAAAACTGGAACTTTGCTGCCAGAGTTCCCGAACGCTcagcatctcctgctgcagggaAGCATCCCCAGAGAAAAGGTTGGTGATGAATATATTTACatgagtttgattgattgatttattgatttattgttgaATGACTCACATGTGTAATATGTCCTCTGCAGGTGGACACTCTGATCATGATGTATAAAACCCACTGTCAGTGCATCCTGGACAACGCCATCAACGTCAACTTTGAGGAGGTGATGATCAATCTATCGTTTCGATGAAATCCTTCATAAAGAGAAAGTTTACCGTCCACTGCCTCTGATACTAATcttttacatatatttatatatcttctTAACGCAGATCCAGAACTTCCTGCTGCACTTCTGGCAGGGGATGCCCGACcacctgctgccgctgctggaaAACCCCGTGATCGTGGACATCTTCTGCGTCTGTGACTCCATCCTCTACAAGGTCCTTACTCAATTCTTTCTGTCCTTCTTGAACAAGAAGTGTGAGTCATTAATCCTCCAGAAATAGAAACTCTCAAACCACTGAAATCAGAATAACATCTTATATCTGGAGTCACTGGTGCCTGAGAGTTTAAGTTTTTTACTCTAAACTCCATCTCAACTGTGTGAATGACGTCCTCTCTGTGTGTCGTTCTGTTTCACAAgttcatcttttgttttctcaggTTTTGACAGATGTTCTGATTCCTGCTACGATGCAGGAGATGCCTGAAAGGTTTGTTTCCTAAACTTTTTAATTATCAAttaagttgtggttttaaagaAGATTTATCCCAGTTTCTGATGCCTGGATTTCACTGTTGTAGTTTTAGACACAATTCCTGATAGTTTTCATTACAttcttctcactttcttttgTGAAGTGACACAAGAGAGGAGCTGGAAAAGTTTTAAACATCCCAAGGCTGtcatttgtttatgtttattcatttaaaaagtttAAGTTAAGTTCAACATGTTAATGCACCAGATTTATTTACCTGAAAGGTTGATCTTAAAAAATACTACAAACCGACATgtataaaaacacagacacttgACAATCATAATAAATCAAAGGTATCAAACATGAACCACTGACACACGCTTATCCAGCAAATGCACATAAACTCTGAAACAGGATAATAACAGTGAGAATGTCCCGTCAGTCTTCTGGCAGATATCCGCAGCTTTGCCAAACACTGGGAACACTGGCTGGCCTCCTCCCTGGAAAACctcccagaatgccttgcaGCTAAGAAACTGCCCATCGCTCGCCGCTTTGTCTCGTCCCTGAAGAGGCAAACCTCCTTCCTACACCTGGCACAGGTACCACAGACCTGAACAGCTCAAGCTAATATCCAAACATGAGAGTAAACACTGACTTCTGAGTTCCGTCTGTTGTTGCAGATCGCTCGTCCGGCGCTGTTTGACCAGAGCGTGGTGACGAGCATGGTCCTGGACATCGACAACGTGGATCTGAGCAGCATCAGCTCCCAGCCGCTGCTCAGCGTCAACTCGGCTGAAGACCAGGACCCGGACATCTACTCCGAGTGTAAGACACCGGCTGAGGGACGAGGTTCCTCCTCCCGTATGCAAATATCACAAAGacacacgtctccacttcctgtcgccaagcagaaatgaagccaaaatacccCGGATACAAAGCAGCCATCTTGTTTTTGACCTCATTTGAAGCCAGATTCTTCTCTAATACAAAATGAGAATCTCTTTTCtcgtctcttcttttctccagaCGACTCCATCACCGTCTtccaggagctgaaggagctgctgagGAAAAACGCCACGGTGGAGTCCTTCATCGAGTGGCTGGACTCGGTGGTGGAGCACAAGGTCATCAAGGTATAacagctgctcccccccccccccccccccgtcgtccCTCTGTGAGCTCTCCCTCTCAAACCACCTGTCGTGCAACCGAGCAGtttgttctctctccctctgcgcAGCCCGGGAAGCAGAGCGGGCGAACGATGAAGAGGCGAGCGCAGGACTTCCTGCTCAGGTGGAGCTTCTTCGGAGCCAGAGTGATGCACAACCTCACGCTCAACAACGCCTCCAGCTTCGGTGAGAGACCTGAACCCTGAACCCTGCTCCTCTTCAAACACTGAAACCGGGAGAAGATCTGATCACAAACAAAACGTCTGCTTTAGTGTCGACAAgtcttaaaaacacaaacttcttATAGAAGCTACAGACTGAACGTAACGTGGTGATtattgtttgtgtatctgtcacTTAGCTAATTGGTTCTGTGCTCGTTCTAAATCATTAAGTCCACAggatgtccacacacacacatacacacacacacactctcacacacacacacacacacacacacacacacacacacacacaggcacagtctTAAGTGAGACCAAAATGTCCTTATTACGTAAGGTCTAAATTCATAATGGTCCTGACATAGCTgtaagcacacacaaacacacacacacacacacacacacacacacacacacacacactctcacacacacacaaacacacacacacacacacacacaaatacacaaccacacaggcACAGTCTTAAGTGAGACCAAATGGTCCTTATTACGTAAGGTCTAAATTCATAATGGTCCTCACATAGCTgtaagcacacacaaacacacgcacacacacccacacacacacacaatagtgcCATAAATTGTAATGGCCAGACTCACCTTTATTAAACAGTCTTATCTGAGGGTCGCGTGCTCtctgttcaaacacacaggcctTGTGTACGTGAATAAACACCGGCCGCTCGCCGGCTCCCTCCCTGAAGCAGGTTTCAAACccgtgacctcacaggtcaaaCAGAAATCAGCTGGATCTCACACAGGACTCCTGAGTCTGAGCTGGGATCCTGCTGGTTCACACTTTGACCTGTGGGGACGTGTGGTTCTTCTCCAGGTTCCTTCCATCTGATCCGGATGCTGCTGGACGAGTACATCCTCCTGGCTCTGGAGACGCAGTTCAACAACGACAAGGAGCAGGACCTGCAGAACCTGCTGGACAAGTACATGAAGAATGCAGGTATCAGCCAtcgagacaaacacacacacacatttttatgtttattacaCCCATAGACTGTAAAGGCAAATCATctttatcgccccctggtggctggctgcagtttttGTCTTGAAcctgcctcctccttgttagcGGGTTGGATCTGAAACATTTTAGGtttttcttatcacactgaagtTTGGTCAAGTTTGGttttataagttatttgatgctataagaACAGAGTAAAAGgccatgattgacagatgagatgaTTGGTCAATGAGGGTGGAGACGAGTcgaccatctttgttttcagtcTCTAATTTCACACCTTTCAAACatgaaggaaattaaaaaacactttgcttCTAAAGTTGGTGTCAATTCTTTCAAACAGGATTTAGAATCAAACAGAGGAgataatcaattaattaattcatgCAAACATTAAGATTGGGTAAACTGTAATACACGATTTTAACTCTAATTTGGTAGATCTAATTTAATCTAATGTAAATTAAAGATCAACAGATTATAAATGATTAATACAGTAGAGTAAATAAGGCAATAATGTAGTTTTACAGTAGTGCGCCACCTACAGGACAGTATCTGGTCCTGCAGTTCAGTAATGAAGAAACAAACTAGgacagtttcctgtttgttgtgAGTTTTATTGGATGTTGTCATtgacgagcccccccccccccccccccccccctcagatgcCAGTAAAGCAGCCTTCATGGCGTCGCCCagttcctgttttcttgccaatCGCAACAAGGCCATC comes from Pleuronectes platessa chromosome 17, fPlePla1.1, whole genome shotgun sequence and encodes:
- the rfx6 gene encoding DNA-binding protein RFX6, whose amino-acid sequence is MPMKRSSESSGRDEAFLIRSLTETLCSSPDAKHTEFNGQTLFPQEDDSGIKSEAEDSNETPSSEDDQDLVDFNSELSIKHSISSSRKTISQIIKDKKKQTQLTLQWLEENYIVCEGVCLPRCILYAHYLDFCRKEKLEPACAATFGKTIRQKFPLLTTRRLGTRGHSKYHYYGIGIKESSAYYHSVYSGKGLTRFSGSKLKNEGGFTRKYSLSSKTGTLLPEFPNAQHLLLQGSIPREKVDTLIMMYKTHCQCILDNAINVNFEEIQNFLLHFWQGMPDHLLPLLENPVIVDIFCVCDSILYKVLTDVLIPATMQEMPESLLADIRSFAKHWEHWLASSLENLPECLAAKKLPIARRFVSSLKRQTSFLHLAQIARPALFDQSVVTSMVLDIDNVDLSSISSQPLLSVNSAEDQDPDIYSEYDSITVFQELKELLRKNATVESFIEWLDSVVEHKVIKPGKQSGRTMKRRAQDFLLRWSFFGARVMHNLTLNNASSFGSFHLIRMLLDEYILLALETQFNNDKEQDLQNLLDKYMKNADASKAAFMASPSSCFLANRNKAIAAIDQSVKNESVREQHTYMSLSTNHQQSLEPSAGVYQSSDAAGFTVSGGQLDFSQVSGPLMTPPISPAALVHRGSVINQGPMAGRLLASSSSSACSSSSSSCLSSLSVMTQPSPCSAYPETLYHCLAQTSPGYFPPASGSSTPSYQPTLRSQPQNQCLSSVQSQTSSLAYHLSRYPTFTDQQLSKDLFYNHHPPSVHPSSGGSSCSLAPYGSAVRPTSSYSSGSDPVQSEQTLDAQILDSAEGFGFVGSGLNPSGGCQGQTYAGHTGHTGYYGNSSYLESQRMTSLVDQHVSVISSVSSLRPFPSAYSEVHDPLNILDEPGRKTTGAYFTETETTADHSLPSSGSAPCMFGVPSSFSSQDTLLSQQRSSSEVQDMVSSLPPINTVFMGTGGVQ